One Leisingera sp. M658 genomic window carries:
- a CDS encoding acyl CoA:acetate/3-ketoacid CoA transferase: MKDKTTTTEQAMALIRDGDVVTTTGFVQSCIPEMLHAALEKRFIEEGVPRDLTLIMCAGAGDSKGLGTGRLHHDGLLRRVIAGNFGRMPKVAQAAQENKICGYNLPQGVISQLYRACAAGQPGLFSKVGLHTYVDPRHGGGKVNKVTEEDIVRYHKVDGEEWLFYKATKIDVAFIRGTSADRSGNISMEREALTLDCLAQAMAAHNNGGIVIAQVERIVEDGSIKPKDVKIPGLLVDCVCVADDPDMHRMNYGVQHNPALSGEIRVPVEGIAKMPLDQRKIIARRAAFELPPNGAVNLGVGAPDGVAAVANEEKATPYITLTTEAGAVGGVLAGGSSFGSSANADAIIDQNQMFDFYDGGGLDLTCLGMAECDAEGSVNASRFGGRLNGCGGFINISQNSRAVVFAGTFTAGGLKVAVEDGNLRIVQEGRNKKFVRLIEQITFSGPYASQRSQPVLYVTERCVLQLTPKGLELIEIAPGIDLQCDILDQMEFKPIIENVTQMDPRIFKDEQMGLMNDLLNLNLSERVTYDAARHTMFLNLEGWSVKKKRDIEDLTRVLQDAFAKSGQDVNMVMNQNGFRIAEDLQDAYAASVGRTLERHSASIAHYTTSAFMRLKMQGTLASRSVQPHIFESGEEAHQAIWGS; this comes from the coding sequence ATGAAAGACAAGACAACCACCACCGAACAGGCCATGGCACTGATCCGGGACGGGGATGTCGTGACCACCACCGGGTTTGTGCAAAGCTGCATCCCGGAAATGCTGCACGCGGCCTTGGAAAAGCGGTTCATCGAGGAAGGCGTCCCCCGTGACCTCACACTGATCATGTGCGCAGGCGCCGGCGACAGCAAGGGTTTGGGGACCGGACGGCTGCACCATGACGGCCTGTTGCGCCGGGTGATTGCCGGCAACTTCGGGCGGATGCCCAAGGTTGCGCAGGCCGCACAAGAGAACAAGATCTGCGGTTACAACCTGCCGCAGGGGGTGATCTCGCAGCTTTACCGCGCCTGCGCCGCAGGCCAGCCCGGGCTGTTCTCCAAGGTCGGCCTGCACACCTATGTCGATCCCCGCCATGGCGGCGGCAAGGTCAACAAAGTGACCGAGGAGGACATCGTCCGCTACCACAAAGTCGATGGCGAGGAATGGCTGTTCTACAAGGCCACCAAGATCGACGTCGCCTTTATTCGCGGCACCAGCGCCGACCGCTCTGGCAACATCAGCATGGAGCGTGAGGCGCTGACGCTGGACTGCCTGGCCCAGGCCATGGCCGCCCATAACAACGGCGGCATCGTCATCGCCCAGGTGGAGCGCATTGTCGAGGACGGCTCGATCAAGCCCAAGGACGTCAAGATCCCTGGCCTGTTGGTGGACTGTGTCTGCGTTGCCGATGATCCGGACATGCACCGGATGAATTATGGCGTGCAGCATAACCCTGCCCTGTCCGGCGAGATCCGGGTGCCGGTCGAAGGCATCGCCAAGATGCCGCTGGATCAGCGCAAGATCATCGCCCGCCGCGCCGCCTTTGAACTGCCGCCCAACGGTGCCGTAAATCTGGGCGTTGGCGCCCCCGACGGGGTCGCGGCCGTCGCCAACGAGGAAAAAGCCACCCCTTACATCACCCTCACAACCGAAGCCGGCGCGGTCGGCGGCGTGCTTGCAGGCGGTTCCAGCTTCGGCTCCTCAGCCAATGCCGATGCCATCATCGATCAGAACCAGATGTTCGATTTCTACGACGGCGGCGGCCTCGACCTCACCTGCCTCGGCATGGCGGAATGCGACGCCGAGGGCAGCGTCAACGCCTCGCGCTTTGGCGGCAGGCTGAACGGCTGCGGCGGCTTCATAAACATCTCGCAGAACTCCCGCGCCGTGGTCTTTGCCGGCACCTTCACCGCCGGCGGGCTGAAGGTGGCTGTCGAAGATGGCAACCTGCGCATTGTCCAGGAAGGCCGCAACAAGAAGTTCGTGCGCCTGATCGAACAGATCACCTTCTCCGGCCCTTACGCCTCGCAGCGCTCGCAGCCGGTGCTTTACGTGACCGAACGCTGCGTGCTGCAGCTGACGCCCAAGGGGCTGGAACTGATCGAGATTGCGCCCGGCATTGACCTACAGTGCGATATCCTGGATCAGATGGAATTCAAGCCGATCATCGAAAACGTCACCCAGATGGACCCGCGCATTTTCAAGGATGAGCAGATGGGACTGATGAACGACCTGCTGAACCTGAACCTGTCAGAGCGGGTCACATATGATGCCGCGCGCCACACCATGTTCCTCAACCTCGAAGGCTGGAGCGTCAAGAAGAAGCGCGACATCGAGGACCTGACCCGGGTCTTGCAGGACGCCTTTGCCAAAAGCGGCCAGGATGTGAACATGGTGATGAACCAGAACGGCTTCCGCATTGCCGAGGATCTGCAGGATGCCTATGCGGCATCGGTCGGCCGGACACTGGAACGCCACAGCGCGTCGATTGCCCACTACACCACCAGCGCCTTCATGCGCCTGAAGATGCAAGGCACCCTCGCCAGCCGCAGCGTGCAACCGCATATTTTCGAGAGCGGTGAAGAAGCGCATCAGGCCATTTGGGGGTCCTGA